A portion of the Streptomyces platensis genome contains these proteins:
- a CDS encoding ABC transporter substrate-binding protein: MGRNRTGRDRRGRAAGRAVAGVGVIAALALALAGCGSGGGAKEDEGGRGGKGGGTAPTVRLPSLKGEKLQVTAVWTGPERDNFGKVLEEFEKRTGATVDFVPSGDDMAGFIGSKIAGGGPPDVAMLQQVGVLNEFARKGWLKPLGAGAKAQLAKNYAKGWRDLGAHKGTPYGVYFKASNKSLVWYNARAFDNAGAKEPKTWPDFVKAAEVIAESGVEPVSVGGADGWTLTDWFENIYLSQAGPGKYDRLAQHRIKWTDPTVKQALTTLGQLFGRKDLLAGGNSGALQTDFPTSVTQTFSGGAAPKAAMVSSADFAAANITQTRAKVGTDAKVFPFPAVGVRSPVVTGGDVAVALKDSKASQALLTFLASTDAAKIWAQAGGFISPNKELDQAAYADGVMREIAKALVTAGDDFRFDMSDQAPASFGGKPGQGEWKDLQDFLKNPKDVAGAQAQLEKDAAKSFGH, translated from the coding sequence ATGGGCCGTAATCGGACTGGCCGCGACCGTAGGGGCCGGGCGGCTGGGCGGGCCGTGGCTGGGGTGGGGGTGATTGCGGCGCTTGCCTTGGCGTTGGCCGGGTGTGGGAGTGGGGGCGGGGCAAAGGAGGATGAGGGGGGTCGTGGCGGGAAGGGGGGTGGTACTGCTCCTACCGTGCGGCTTCCTTCGCTGAAGGGGGAGAAGCTTCAGGTCACCGCTGTGTGGACGGGGCCGGAGCGGGACAACTTCGGGAAGGTGCTGGAGGAGTTCGAGAAGCGCACCGGGGCCACGGTGGACTTCGTGCCCAGTGGTGACGACATGGCCGGGTTCATCGGGTCCAAGATCGCCGGTGGTGGGCCGCCGGATGTGGCGATGCTCCAACAGGTCGGTGTGCTCAATGAGTTCGCCCGGAAGGGGTGGCTCAAGCCGCTCGGGGCCGGCGCCAAGGCTCAGCTCGCGAAGAACTATGCGAAGGGCTGGCGGGATCTCGGCGCCCATAAGGGCACGCCGTACGGGGTCTACTTCAAGGCCAGTAACAAGTCGCTGGTCTGGTACAACGCCCGGGCGTTCGACAACGCCGGCGCCAAGGAGCCGAAGACCTGGCCGGACTTCGTCAAGGCGGCGGAGGTGATCGCCGAGTCGGGTGTGGAGCCGGTGTCGGTGGGCGGTGCGGACGGCTGGACGCTGACCGACTGGTTCGAGAACATCTACCTCTCGCAGGCGGGGCCCGGGAAGTACGACCGGCTGGCGCAGCACCGAATCAAGTGGACCGATCCGACGGTCAAGCAGGCGCTGACCACGCTCGGGCAGCTCTTCGGCCGGAAGGATCTGCTGGCGGGCGGCAACTCCGGTGCGTTGCAGACGGATTTCCCGACGTCGGTGACCCAGACCTTCAGCGGTGGTGCGGCCCCCAAGGCCGCGATGGTCTCGTCGGCGGACTTCGCCGCCGCCAACATCACCCAGACCAGGGCCAAGGTCGGTACGGACGCCAAGGTCTTCCCGTTCCCGGCGGTGGGCGTCAGGTCGCCGGTGGTGACCGGCGGGGATGTGGCGGTGGCACTCAAGGACAGCAAGGCGTCGCAGGCGCTGCTGACGTTCCTGGCGTCGACGGATGCCGCGAAGATCTGGGCGCAGGCGGGCGGGTTCATCTCGCCCAACAAGGAGCTTGATCAGGCGGCGTATGCCGATGGCGTGATGCGGGAGATCGCCAAGGCGCTGGTGACGGCGGGGGATGACTTCCGCTTCGACATGTCCGACCAGGCGCCCGCCTCGTTCGGCGGTAAGCCGGGTCAGGGTGAGTGGAAGGACCTTCAGGACTTCCTGAAGAACCCGAAGGATGTCGCGGGCGCGCAGGCGCAGTTGGAGAAGGACGCCGCGAAGTCGTTCGGGCACTGA
- a CDS encoding carbohydrate ABC transporter permease, with protein sequence MTTVEGVVPAGRSGAGAVRARRPLAARIAARTGGGAVRVFLVLVALFWLMPSVGLLLSSLRSPRQIAESGWWQVFSEPAQITWDNYSRLLSNEKVMGSLLTTAAITVPATVLVVVIGSLAGYAFAWMDFPGRDGWFLAVVGLLVVPVQVALIPVAKLFGAVGLFETTAGVILFHTAFGLPFAVFLLRNFFAEIPRELLEAARLDGAGELRLFTRVVLPLGGPAIASLAIFQFLWVWNDMLIALIFADSGNPPVTVALQQEVRQFGNNIDVLAPGAFLSMVVPLIVFFAFQRQFVSGVMAGAVK encoded by the coding sequence ATGACGACGGTGGAGGGTGTCGTCCCGGCGGGGCGCTCCGGCGCCGGTGCCGTACGGGCCCGGCGGCCGCTCGCCGCGCGGATCGCAGCGCGGACCGGCGGCGGTGCGGTGCGGGTCTTCCTGGTCCTGGTGGCGCTGTTCTGGCTGATGCCGTCGGTGGGGCTGCTGCTGTCGTCGCTGCGCAGCCCGCGGCAGATCGCCGAGTCCGGCTGGTGGCAGGTCTTCAGTGAGCCGGCCCAGATCACCTGGGACAACTACAGCCGGCTGCTGTCGAACGAGAAGGTGATGGGTTCGCTGCTGACCACGGCGGCGATCACGGTGCCGGCGACGGTGCTGGTCGTCGTCATCGGCTCGCTGGCCGGTTACGCGTTCGCCTGGATGGATTTCCCCGGCCGGGACGGCTGGTTCCTGGCCGTGGTGGGGCTGCTGGTGGTGCCGGTGCAGGTGGCGCTGATCCCGGTGGCGAAGCTGTTCGGTGCGGTCGGGCTCTTCGAGACGACGGCCGGGGTGATCCTTTTCCATACGGCGTTCGGGCTGCCGTTCGCGGTCTTCCTGCTGCGGAATTTCTTCGCGGAGATCCCGCGGGAGCTGCTGGAGGCGGCGCGGCTGGACGGGGCGGGCGAGCTGCGGCTGTTCACCCGGGTCGTGCTGCCGCTGGGCGGTCCGGCGATCGCGTCGCTGGCGATCTTCCAGTTCCTGTGGGTGTGGAACGACATGCTGATCGCGCTGATCTTCGCGGACAGCGGGAATCCGCCGGTCACGGTCGCCCTTCAGCAGGAGGTGCGGCAGTTCGGCAACAACATCGATGTGCTGGCGCCCGGCGCCTTTCTGTCGATGGTGGTGCCGCTGATCGTCTTCTTCGCGTTCCAGCGCCAGTTCGTGTCCGGTGTGATGGCGGGTGCGGTGAAGTGA
- a CDS encoding class I SAM-dependent methyltransferase, with protein MTAPIADQSAAQLPRPTRLSEVKGWFFTADQLLFDWFLTRQKERAEPGDLLELGAYMGKSAIFLGARRRAGERFTVCDLFDSPAEDASNSQEMQKSYATLTRRAFEANYLAFHEELPTIVQGLSSLVSEHVDEGSVRFAHIDASHLYEHVHGDILAVRELLTGNGVVVMDDYRAEHCPGVAAATWQAVANEGLRPVCITGTKFYGTWGDPEPLQQALIEWIKARGDIWHEVQYVNGAPLVRLSAKGAKEPAHPVSRHRSTGVRAPQRPAAARAPEASAARPGPRRGTLRRVALDVLPPVITRAVVNARKRARTH; from the coding sequence ATGACTGCCCCCATCGCAGACCAGAGTGCCGCACAACTCCCGCGCCCCACCCGGCTGTCCGAGGTCAAGGGCTGGTTCTTCACCGCGGACCAGCTGCTTTTCGACTGGTTCCTGACCCGCCAGAAGGAGCGTGCGGAGCCGGGTGATCTGCTCGAACTGGGGGCGTATATGGGCAAGAGCGCCATCTTCCTCGGTGCGCGGCGGCGGGCCGGCGAGCGCTTCACGGTCTGCGATCTCTTCGACTCCCCCGCCGAGGACGCCTCCAACTCGCAGGAGATGCAGAAGTCCTACGCGACGTTGACGCGGCGCGCTTTCGAGGCGAACTACCTGGCGTTCCATGAGGAGTTGCCCACCATCGTCCAGGGTCTGAGCTCGCTGGTCAGTGAGCATGTCGACGAGGGTTCGGTGCGCTTCGCGCATATCGACGCCTCGCATCTGTACGAGCATGTGCACGGCGACATCCTCGCGGTGCGCGAACTGCTCACCGGCAATGGTGTCGTGGTGATGGACGACTACCGGGCCGAGCACTGTCCGGGGGTGGCCGCCGCCACCTGGCAGGCCGTCGCGAACGAGGGGCTGCGTCCGGTCTGCATCACCGGCACCAAGTTCTACGGGACCTGGGGCGACCCCGAGCCGCTCCAGCAGGCCCTGATCGAGTGGATCAAGGCCCGCGGCGACATCTGGCACGAGGTGCAGTACGTCAACGGCGCCCCGCTGGTCCGGCTGAGCGCCAAGGGCGCCAAGGAGCCCGCCCACCCGGTGTCCCGGCACCGGTCCACGGGCGTCCGCGCCCCGCAGCGGCCGGCCGCGGCCCGGGCGCCGGAGGCCTCCGCGGCCCGTCCGGGCCCGCGCCGCGGCACGCTGCGCCGGGTCGCCCTGGACGTGCTGCCGCCGGTGATCACCAGGGCGGTCGTGAACGCCCGCAAGCGGGCCCGTACGCACTGA
- a CDS encoding carbohydrate ABC transporter permease, which yields MSDVQVSGAGGRRRRSAGGGGRGRVRGGRRWLAGVFLLPALVLLGALVGYPIVFSVVRSLFDASGDGFVGLDNYGAMFSDEGIRTALRNNVIWVVVAPTVSTALGLVFAVLTERIRWGTAFKLVVFMPMAISMLAAGIIFRLVYDQAPERGVANAVWVGVHDTFADPAPFPGAKPRPRAGLEASGGGSFTTGSAVRAGSPVLLPLVAVQPDDLRGARAAAAARPRPGKVTGTAWLDFTRGGGGRPKAIDGDEKALAGLRIEAVRGGRVVASATTAADGSFALPAGRADGARLRLPAANFAEAYRGVDWLGPALVTPAIIGSYVWMWAGFAMVLIAAGLAGVPRELLEAARVDGAGEWQVFRRITVPLLAPVLVVVLVTLMINVLKIFDLVYIIAPGSSIRSANVLALQLFQSSFGTDVDEGLGSAIAVFLLLLVLPVMYVNLRRLRKERRR from the coding sequence ATGAGCGACGTACAGGTCAGCGGGGCCGGTGGGCGGCGCCGGAGGAGTGCCGGGGGCGGGGGCCGCGGGCGGGTGCGGGGTGGCCGTCGGTGGCTCGCCGGGGTGTTTCTGCTGCCGGCGCTGGTGCTGCTCGGTGCGCTGGTCGGCTATCCGATCGTGTTCTCCGTCGTCCGCAGCCTGTTCGACGCGTCCGGTGACGGCTTTGTGGGGCTGGACAACTACGGCGCGATGTTCTCGGACGAGGGCATCCGTACGGCGCTGCGGAACAACGTCATCTGGGTGGTGGTGGCGCCGACGGTGTCGACCGCGCTGGGGCTGGTCTTCGCGGTGCTGACCGAGCGGATCCGCTGGGGCACCGCCTTCAAGCTGGTGGTGTTCATGCCGATGGCGATCTCGATGCTGGCGGCCGGGATCATCTTCCGGCTGGTCTACGACCAGGCCCCGGAGCGCGGCGTCGCCAACGCGGTGTGGGTCGGCGTCCATGACACGTTCGCCGACCCGGCGCCGTTCCCCGGCGCCAAGCCGCGGCCGCGTGCCGGTCTGGAGGCGTCGGGGGGCGGCTCCTTCACCACCGGGTCGGCCGTGCGGGCGGGGTCTCCGGTGCTGCTGCCGCTGGTCGCCGTCCAGCCGGACGATCTGCGCGGTGCGCGGGCGGCGGCCGCCGCCCGGCCGCGGCCGGGCAAGGTCACCGGTACCGCGTGGCTGGACTTCACCCGGGGCGGTGGCGGCCGGCCGAAGGCGATCGACGGTGACGAGAAGGCGCTGGCCGGTCTGCGGATCGAGGCGGTCCGGGGCGGCAGGGTGGTCGCCTCGGCGACGACGGCGGCCGACGGCAGTTTCGCGCTGCCCGCCGGCCGGGCCGACGGTGCCCGGCTGCGGCTGCCCGCGGCCAATTTCGCCGAGGCGTACCGGGGGGTCGACTGGCTCGGTCCGGCGCTGGTCACCCCGGCCATCATCGGCTCCTATGTGTGGATGTGGGCCGGTTTCGCGATGGTGCTGATCGCGGCGGGTCTGGCGGGTGTGCCGCGGGAGCTGCTGGAGGCGGCGCGGGTGGACGGTGCGGGCGAGTGGCAGGTCTTCCGCCGGATCACGGTGCCGCTGCTGGCGCCGGTGCTGGTGGTCGTGCTGGTCACGCTGATGATCAACGTGTTGAAGATCTTCGATCTGGTCTACATCATCGCGCCGGGCTCCAGCATCCGGTCCGCGAATGTGCTGGCGCTCCAGCTCTTCCAGTCGTCGTTCGGCACGGATGTCGACGAGGGTCTGGGCAGCGCGATCGCCGTGTTCCTGCTGTTGCTGGTGCTGCCGGTGATGTACGTCAATCTCCGGCGTCTGCGGAAGGAGCGTCGCCGATGA
- a CDS encoding serine/threonine-protein kinase yields MRPVGSKYLLEEPLGRGATGTVWRARQRETAGAEAAVAGEPGETVAIKVLKEELAHDADVVMRFLRERSVLLRLTHPNIVRTRDLVVEGDLLALVMDLVDGPDLHRYLRENGALSPVAAALLTAQIADALAASHADGVVHRDLKPANVLLAGSDGSGEMHPMLTDFGIARLADSPGLTRTHEFVGTPAYVAPESAEGRPQTSAVDIYGAGILLYELVTGRPPFAGSTALEVLHRHLSEEPQRPGSLPEPLWTVIERCLRKRPEERPSAENLARALRTVAAGIGVHARPAEAEAALGVAALLAPDPAPATVPGTGADGQAGGGDADPTQVLPSGAGSYDPAAATSVLPSTGGPGGPGGSGAQGDPTRAMPPMPMGAPAGGPQEPEGPHPWESQLRAARDRNDQTQVQYLDPSEDPLRRRPQRQAAPQQPPQRPQQPQYRQQPAPVPYAQQAPQQQPPAPQRRREPPPQRYEPQRPPAPEPRPRREPRQRSANPMKIPGLGCLKGCLFTLILLFVAAWLIWELTPLQEWIGTTRGFFSQVGHVFNEVQRFVEKIGR; encoded by the coding sequence GTGCGGCCGGTAGGCAGCAAGTACCTGCTCGAGGAGCCGCTGGGACGCGGCGCCACGGGCACCGTCTGGCGTGCCCGCCAGCGGGAGACGGCGGGCGCCGAGGCCGCCGTGGCAGGAGAGCCCGGTGAGACGGTCGCGATCAAGGTCCTCAAGGAGGAGCTGGCGCACGACGCGGACGTGGTGATGCGCTTCCTGCGGGAGCGCTCCGTCCTGCTGCGCCTGACCCACCCCAACATCGTCCGCACCCGCGACCTCGTCGTCGAGGGCGATCTGCTCGCCCTGGTCATGGACCTGGTCGACGGCCCCGACCTGCACCGTTATCTGCGCGAGAACGGCGCCCTCAGCCCGGTGGCCGCCGCGCTGCTCACCGCCCAGATCGCCGACGCGCTGGCCGCCAGCCATGCCGACGGTGTGGTGCACCGCGACCTCAAGCCCGCCAACGTCCTGCTCGCCGGGTCGGACGGCAGCGGCGAGATGCACCCGATGCTGACCGACTTCGGCATCGCCCGCCTCGCCGACTCCCCGGGCCTGACCCGCACCCACGAATTCGTCGGCACCCCCGCCTATGTGGCGCCGGAGTCCGCCGAGGGCCGCCCGCAGACCTCCGCCGTGGACATCTACGGCGCCGGCATCCTGCTGTACGAGCTGGTCACCGGCCGTCCGCCGTTCGCCGGGTCGACCGCGCTGGAGGTGCTGCACCGCCACCTCAGCGAGGAGCCGCAGCGCCCCGGCTCGCTCCCCGAGCCGTTGTGGACGGTGATCGAGCGCTGTCTGCGCAAGCGGCCCGAGGAGCGGCCCAGTGCCGAGAACCTCGCCCGGGCGCTGCGCACCGTCGCGGCCGGTATCGGAGTGCACGCCCGGCCCGCCGAGGCCGAGGCGGCGCTCGGTGTGGCCGCGCTGCTCGCCCCCGACCCCGCGCCCGCCACGGTCCCCGGGACGGGCGCCGACGGCCAGGCCGGCGGCGGCGACGCCGACCCCACCCAGGTGCTCCCGTCGGGCGCCGGTTCGTACGACCCGGCCGCGGCGACCAGCGTGCTGCCCTCAACTGGCGGCCCGGGCGGACCGGGCGGCTCCGGTGCGCAGGGCGATCCGACGCGGGCGATGCCGCCGATGCCCATGGGCGCTCCGGCCGGCGGACCGCAGGAGCCCGAGGGGCCCCACCCGTGGGAGTCCCAGCTGCGCGCCGCCCGTGACCGCAACGACCAGACCCAGGTGCAGTACCTGGACCCCAGCGAGGACCCGCTGCGCCGCCGTCCGCAGCGGCAGGCCGCCCCGCAGCAGCCGCCGCAGCGCCCGCAGCAGCCCCAGTACCGGCAGCAGCCCGCTCCGGTGCCGTACGCCCAGCAGGCACCTCAGCAGCAGCCGCCGGCCCCGCAGCGGCGCCGGGAGCCGCCGCCGCAGCGCTACGAGCCGCAGCGGCCGCCCGCGCCGGAGCCGAGGCCCCGGCGCGAGCCCCGTCAGCGCAGCGCCAACCCGATGAAGATCCCGGGCCTGGGCTGTCTCAAGGGCTGTCTGTTCACGCTGATACTCCTGTTCGTGGCGGCCTGGCTCATCTGGGAGCTGACCCCGCTCCAGGAGTGGATCGGCACGACCCGGGGTTTCTTCTCGCAGGTCGGGCACGTCTTCAACGAAGTGCAGCGGTTCGTCGAGAAAATCGGCCGCTGA
- a CDS encoding class I SAM-dependent methyltransferase has protein sequence MPGRTDSSAATDSPDAGPPGSDVRTARPAPPAGTAPSASTARLPAEHGRRGPARLLPARSPFRSQLRRIGGGRVLEIGCGTGDTLADCAPGSVGVDHDPRSVARCRERGLTAYTADTFLASPHARPGAFDALLTAHVLEHLDDEQVEGLLRAYVPYVRPGGGVLLITAQEAGHRAGPTPVRFTDFPLLRAFAESAGLTVRRTYSHPLPRPAGMLLRANAFVLLGQVPR, from the coding sequence ATGCCCGGCCGAACCGACAGCTCCGCCGCCACCGACAGCCCCGACGCCGGGCCGCCCGGCAGCGACGTCCGGACCGCTCGGCCCGCGCCCCCCGCGGGCACCGCCCCGTCCGCCTCCACCGCGCGGCTGCCGGCCGAGCACGGACGCCGCGGACCGGCCCGGCTGCTGCCCGCCCGGTCCCCGTTCCGCAGCCAGCTGCGGCGGATCGGCGGCGGACGGGTCCTGGAGATCGGCTGCGGCACCGGCGACACCCTCGCCGACTGCGCGCCCGGCAGCGTCGGCGTGGACCACGACCCCCGGTCCGTGGCGCGCTGCCGGGAGCGCGGACTGACCGCCTACACGGCCGACACCTTCCTCGCGAGCCCGCACGCCCGCCCCGGCGCCTTCGACGCCCTGCTGACCGCACACGTCCTGGAGCACCTGGACGACGAACAGGTCGAGGGACTGCTGCGGGCGTATGTGCCGTACGTACGGCCCGGCGGCGGGGTGCTGCTGATCACCGCGCAGGAGGCCGGACACCGGGCCGGCCCCACCCCGGTGCGCTTCACCGACTTCCCGCTGCTGCGCGCCTTCGCCGAGTCCGCGGGGCTCACCGTGCGGCGCACGTACTCCCATCCGCTGCCCCGCCCGGCCGGGATGCTGCTGCGCGCCAACGCGTTCGTCCTGCTGGGGCAGGTGCCGCGCTAG
- a CDS encoding FtsK/SpoIIIE domain-containing protein: MQIRLTVLGPRSGHTTRACDVLVTAPSGTALAAVAGSLAASVAGSGADVGGAGGGSGPAVLYAGSERLDPQRAAIGEPPLIDGAVLSVQSPGPAPAHGLPHGSARLRVVSGPDAGGVHLLHGGQIRIGRSADADVPLDDPDVSRLHCTVTVEPDGSVSVADLRSTNGTVVDGTDLDEHPAPLPPGALLRLGESALRLQSAPDAPDPALPTTPDGEGHLRITPGAAGAVAGGRAQEYGAAGPHGATAAVGGAYAGAGAGAYGGAGAHAGAGAYERVTGGAAASAGGSAAGQVAGGSAHAPGAAQTRGGASYPPAGYPHSPAAASQPPAAPGRRDTPLRGTPAGYGNPAAYGAPAPGPDGSRPAAVAPYPDTSTGHVYDRTTDGGSPSAGWGPGVREPAGGFPATGHQRTHGGQQSLAPADEGPRKGGRRGGIGAWARRLASGRPALERPDEGRPPAYEPAGDPTAADADALDAPSPEALAGPAAEERWPDAAAILLTALGPGPRLWERGPDHPDTLTVRLGTAARSGGRTALPVTVELRRAGSLGLAGPRARLTGLARCALAQLAALHSPGTLDIVLISTDRARPAEERVADWSWLGWLPQVRPERGQDCRLLLAYDADQALARTSELVRRLDDSPLGPGWADAERAEITAAAARHRGPFTLVVVDGDPGTSALRETTARLAAGGAAAGIHLLCLAETPASSPAFPLSATYEAARTASPAFGECGAVAVLSGDVATALRVVQPGSGPNGTVATVDAVSGAWAERFARALAPLRETDATASAAGGGAAVRVAVPLPDSARLLDELGLARATPASLMARWAAALDTDRPGAAAVLGAGPHGPLCADLAADGSHLLLEGAAATGKTELLRSLAASLAAADRPDLLSMVLVDGGGSERGEGLRVCTDLPHVTTHLAASDPVRMREFAQALSSELKRRAEILAGTPFTEWRSKHLPAPRIVAPRRSTEGGHGEQEQITLRNRCRNKEEEGGTPADPSTTGTLRLRPRGGAPTQDPAPEPAVPMPRLFVLVDDFDALVAPALGSTGRPAAGSVVRALESVARDGAALGVHLIAATGHPDRTAETATSERADLRVQLGAATDASEPVPTGRGRLYRAADGSSTPFQAGRVTGRIPRTSTLRPTVVPLEWQRMGDPPARRPLRELGNGPTDLALLASALQRAAQSSGAAATPPLL; the protein is encoded by the coding sequence ATGCAGATCCGGCTGACCGTCCTCGGGCCGCGCAGCGGCCACACCACCCGGGCCTGCGATGTGCTGGTCACGGCCCCTTCCGGGACCGCGCTGGCGGCCGTGGCCGGCTCGCTCGCCGCCTCCGTGGCGGGCTCGGGTGCGGATGTCGGCGGTGCGGGCGGCGGCAGCGGCCCCGCCGTCCTGTACGCCGGGTCCGAACGGCTCGATCCGCAGCGCGCGGCCATCGGCGAGCCCCCGCTGATCGACGGCGCGGTGCTCTCCGTCCAGAGCCCGGGCCCCGCTCCCGCACACGGCCTGCCGCACGGCTCCGCGCGGCTCCGCGTCGTCTCCGGGCCCGATGCCGGCGGCGTGCATCTGCTGCACGGCGGCCAGATCCGCATCGGCCGCTCCGCCGACGCCGACGTCCCCCTGGACGACCCCGATGTCTCACGGCTGCACTGCACCGTGACCGTCGAACCGGACGGCTCGGTCTCCGTCGCCGACCTCCGCTCCACCAACGGCACCGTCGTGGACGGCACCGACCTCGACGAACACCCCGCCCCCCTGCCCCCCGGCGCCCTCCTGCGCCTCGGCGAATCGGCCCTCCGCCTCCAGTCCGCGCCGGACGCGCCGGACCCTGCCCTCCCGACCACACCGGACGGTGAGGGGCATTTGCGGATCACCCCGGGGGCCGCGGGAGCGGTCGCGGGAGGACGGGCGCAGGAGTACGGGGCGGCTGGTCCGCACGGGGCCACTGCGGCCGTGGGTGGGGCCTATGCGGGGGCGGGAGCGGGGGCGTATGGCGGGGCCGGGGCGCATGCCGGGGCCGGAGCGTACGAGCGGGTGACGGGCGGGGCGGCTGCTTCGGCTGGAGGTTCCGCGGCCGGGCAGGTAGCGGGCGGGTCCGCACACGCACCGGGAGCCGCGCAGACACGGGGCGGGGCCTCATATCCACCGGCCGGATACCCCCACTCACCGGCCGCGGCCTCGCAGCCGCCGGCCGCGCCGGGCCGCCGGGACACGCCCCTGCGCGGCACCCCGGCCGGTTACGGCAACCCGGCGGCATACGGCGCACCGGCCCCCGGCCCCGACGGCTCCCGCCCTGCCGCCGTCGCCCCGTACCCGGACACCTCCACCGGCCATGTCTACGACCGCACCACCGATGGTGGCAGCCCGTCAGCCGGCTGGGGACCCGGCGTCCGGGAGCCGGCCGGCGGCTTCCCGGCCACCGGCCATCAGCGGACGCACGGCGGGCAGCAGTCTTTGGCACCGGCCGACGAAGGCCCCCGTAAGGGCGGGCGGCGCGGCGGTATCGGAGCCTGGGCGCGACGGCTGGCGAGCGGCCGGCCCGCCCTGGAACGGCCGGACGAGGGCCGTCCGCCGGCGTACGAACCGGCCGGTGACCCCACGGCCGCCGACGCGGACGCCCTGGACGCCCCGAGCCCGGAGGCGCTCGCCGGGCCCGCCGCCGAGGAACGCTGGCCGGACGCCGCCGCGATCCTGCTCACCGCGCTGGGCCCGGGGCCGCGGCTCTGGGAGCGCGGCCCGGACCACCCCGACACACTGACCGTCCGGCTGGGTACGGCCGCCCGCAGCGGCGGCCGTACCGCCCTGCCGGTCACCGTCGAGCTGCGCCGGGCGGGTTCCCTCGGCCTCGCCGGACCGCGGGCGCGGCTGACCGGACTGGCCCGCTGCGCCCTCGCTCAGCTCGCCGCCCTGCACTCCCCCGGCACCCTCGACATCGTGCTGATCAGCACGGACCGGGCGCGTCCGGCCGAGGAGCGGGTGGCGGACTGGTCCTGGCTCGGCTGGCTGCCGCAGGTCCGCCCGGAGCGCGGCCAGGACTGCCGGCTGCTGCTCGCGTACGACGCGGATCAGGCCCTGGCGCGCACGTCCGAACTGGTGCGCCGGCTCGACGACAGCCCCCTGGGCCCCGGCTGGGCCGACGCCGAGCGGGCGGAGATCACCGCCGCCGCGGCCCGCCACCGGGGCCCGTTCACCCTCGTGGTCGTGGACGGCGACCCCGGCACCTCCGCGCTGCGCGAGACCACCGCCCGGCTCGCCGCGGGCGGGGCGGCGGCCGGCATTCATCTGCTGTGCCTGGCCGAGACCCCGGCCTCCTCCCCCGCCTTCCCACTGTCGGCGACGTACGAAGCGGCCCGGACGGCTTCGCCCGCCTTCGGGGAGTGCGGGGCGGTCGCGGTGCTCAGCGGCGATGTCGCCACGGCGCTGCGCGTCGTCCAGCCGGGCTCGGGGCCCAACGGCACCGTCGCGACGGTGGACGCGGTCTCCGGCGCCTGGGCCGAACGCTTCGCCCGGGCGCTGGCGCCACTGCGCGAGACCGACGCGACGGCCTCGGCGGCCGGGGGCGGTGCGGCGGTGCGGGTGGCCGTCCCGCTGCCCGACTCGGCGCGCCTGCTGGACGAGTTGGGGCTGGCCCGCGCCACCCCGGCGTCCCTGATGGCCCGTTGGGCCGCCGCCCTGGACACCGACCGGCCCGGCGCCGCCGCGGTCCTCGGCGCCGGCCCGCACGGCCCGCTGTGCGCCGATCTCGCCGCCGACGGCTCACACCTCCTCCTGGAGGGCGCGGCCGCCACCGGCAAGACGGAATTGCTGCGTTCGCTGGCCGCCTCACTGGCCGCCGCCGACCGGCCGGATCTGCTGTCGATGGTGCTGGTGGACGGCGGCGGCAGCGAACGCGGCGAGGGCCTGCGGGTGTGTACGGACCTGCCGCATGTCACGACGCATCTCGCCGCCTCGGACCCGGTCCGGATGCGGGAGTTCGCCCAGGCCCTGTCCTCGGAACTGAAGCGCCGCGCGGAGATACTCGCCGGCACCCCGTTCACCGAATGGCGCAGCAAACACCTGCCCGCACCGCGCATTGTCGCCCCACGACGCTCCACCGAGGGCGGTCACGGAGAGCAGGAACAAATTACTCTCCGTAATCGTTGCCGTAACAAGGAGGAAGAAGGCGGCACCCCGGCGGACCCGTCAACGACCGGCACCCTACGACTGCGCCCCCGCGGCGGAGCCCCCACCCAGGACCCCGCACCCGAGCCTGCGGTACCGATGCCCCGACTCTTCGTGCTGGTCGACGACTTCGACGCCCTGGTCGCCCCGGCCCTGGGCAGCACGGGCCGCCCGGCCGCCGGGTCCGTGGTGCGCGCCCTGGAGTCGGTGGCCCGGGACGGCGCGGCGCTCGGCGTGCACCTGATAGCCGCGACCGGCCACCCGGACCGCACGGCGGAGACCGCGACCAGCGAACGGGCCGATCTACGCGTCCAGTTGGGCGCCGCCACCGATGCGTCCGAGCCGGTACCCACGGGCCGCGGACGGCTGTACCGCGCGGCGGACGGCTCCTCGACGCCGTTCCAGGCGGGCCGCGTCACGGGCCGCATACCCCGTACATCCACCCTCCGGCCGACGGTCGTCCCGCTGGAGTGGCAGCGGATGGGCGACCCGCCGGCCCGGCGCCCGCTGCGCGAGCTGGGCAACGGCCCGACGGACCTGGCCCTGCTCGCCAGCGCACTACAGCGAGCCGCCCAGTCCTCGGGCGCGGCGGCCACCCCGCCGCTGCTGTGA